A section of the Clostridium omnivorum genome encodes:
- a CDS encoding condensation domain-containing protein: MKKENKLDRNNVESILTLTSMQKKMLLSYIRDDRSDIYHEQLSLTIRGDMKIDILKTSWQAVIENNEMLRTVFRWKEISKPVQIVLKKHEVPVLYMDFSEEEDKMNAIENIKFQDITNRIDITRETLRIYLCKMDDFTHEMIISNHHILFDGWSNGIILKELMEVYSSLYEGKVHKRLYKTKFNEFIKFLNSKNEDDEKAYWSDYLKNIDNSNDYFSCDEKGRIKEISYKINVNKTLRMKEFAKENRVLLSSMLYGVWGVLLQKLSNSNEILFGTTVSGRPENIKDVDNMVGLFINTIPLVVKTDNDTTFIELIQSLDKALNERKNYENTSLFDIKENCGLSNCEELFNSVVIIENYPLDFNSNKKMTLAIDAFSIIEKFDYNMVLQVLTFDDFELKFIFNSEAIDNEIVKKLGNYYEIILNILLKNPFINIEDVDFILEVSRTN; the protein is encoded by the coding sequence GTGAAAAAAGAAAATAAATTAGATAGAAATAATGTAGAAAGTATTTTGACATTAACAAGTATGCAGAAAAAAATGCTGCTTAGTTATATTCGAGATGATAGAAGTGATATTTATCATGAACAATTGAGTTTGACAATAAGAGGAGATATGAAAATAGATATTTTGAAAACTTCTTGGCAAGCTGTAATAGAAAATAATGAAATGCTAAGAACTGTTTTTAGGTGGAAGGAAATTAGCAAGCCAGTACAAATAGTGCTAAAAAAACATGAAGTTCCAGTTCTTTATATGGATTTTTCAGAAGAGGAAGATAAAATGAATGCCATAGAGAATATTAAATTTCAGGATATAACTAATAGAATAGATATAACAAGAGAAACCCTAAGAATTTATTTGTGTAAAATGGATGACTTTACTCATGAGATGATTATAAGTAACCATCATATTTTATTTGATGGTTGGAGCAACGGAATAATTTTAAAAGAACTAATGGAAGTCTATAGCAGTTTATATGAAGGAAAAGTACATAAAAGATTATATAAAACAAAGTTTAATGAGTTTATTAAATTTTTAAACAGCAAAAATGAAGATGATGAAAAGGCATACTGGTCAGATTATCTGAAGAATATAGATAATAGCAATGATTACTTTAGCTGTGATGAAAAAGGAAGAATTAAAGAAATATCATATAAAATTAATGTGAATAAGACACTTAGAATGAAAGAGTTTGCAAAGGAAAATAGAGTATTGCTATCCTCAATGCTATATGGAGTATGGGGTGTACTGCTTCAAAAATTGAGCAATTCAAACGAAATACTATTTGGCACTACAGTCTCAGGAAGACCAGAGAATATAAAGGACGTAGATAATATGGTTGGCTTATTTATAAATACTATTCCGTTAGTAGTAAAAACAGATAATGATACTACGTTTATAGAACTTATTCAAAGTTTAGATAAGGCTCTTAACGAAAGAAAAAATTACGAGAATACATCCTTATTTGATATTAAAGAAAATTGTGGGCTAAGTAATTGTGAAGAGCTATTTAATTCTGTTGTTATTATAGAAAACTATCCATTAGATTTTAATTCAAACAAAAAAATGACGTTAGCAATAGATGCCTTTTCTATAATAGAAAAATTCGACTATAACATGGTTTTACAAGTATTAACTTTTGATGATTTTGAATTAAAATTTATCTTTAATAGTGAGGCTATAGATAATGAGATTGTAAAAAAATTAGGTAATTACTATGAGATAATACTAAATATTCTGTTGAAAAATCCTTTTATCAACATTGAGGATGTGGATTTCATTTTAGAAGTATCTAGAACTAACTAG
- a CDS encoding amino acid adenylation domain-containing protein, whose protein sequence is MEQNERAYYGLTHPQKRIWYIDRVNLDSPLHNIGGCISIHGKIDVSKMQKTINIVIKNNEGLRLRFIEKDGEPAQYIHEFYEENIDFVDFTNYEESKEEYEKWSEKLFKSRFDIMDKQLYYFAIFKISEDEYGVLLNIHHIISDGWSISLIQRQVCEVYSNLIINLQFNTDEIYSYIDFVKEEDEYLKSERFIKNKNFWNEKFNNIPEEFLYKTSNSLDGKRLSFDIDSDLSNKIKLFIDDKKCSLNTFFMSVLLIYINKISYKSDLVIGTPVFNRTGKKQKGMVGMFTSTVPFRFNINNKINVENLIKLINKELKACLVNQKYPYDLLVKDLELSKNGYDSLYKMCVNYYNSNYLNDIKGMEVETLEYYSGNQSYSLQLTVKEWKENNITLNFDYKILEYTEIEIKSMYRSMLNIINQVLISGETLIKDIKLLSKEETDYKLYSLNSRSSIYPKKTVQELFEEQALKTPNKVALEFKEITLTYRELNERSNQIANYLKEKGIGKKSIVGIMETHSIELLISILGVLKAGAAYLPIDPSYPIERINYMLEDSGSSMLITNFKDESGIKINGTIADIAYINLDLYSKENLTKVNDLNDLAYIIYTSGSTGKPKGVMLEHQGLTNYIWWANKTYLKSDNEVMALYSSISFDLTVTSIFTPLISGSKIVIYENDEKEFVLYKILRENKATVVKLTPAHLTLLKDMDNSKSNIKRFIVGGEDLKVSLAKEVSRSFGESIEICNEYGPTETVVGCMIYKFDEEKDKGISVPIGYPADNVQIYILDEDLNVVPTGIAAELYVSGDGVARGYLNREELTLERFIENPFIRGKKMYRTGDTAKYLENGAVEYVGRIDNQVKIRGHRIELGEIEKYLLEYGAIKDAVVIIKEDSIGNKVINAYVVNNIEITDLEIKNWLLRFLPKYMIPTNFIFMDKFPLTLNGKVDYKLLPEPVMVKKEFLRFRTREEEELIKAMEEILGVKNISMNDNYYQLGGDSIKAIQIASKLKNKGLDIKVKHILAYESIEEIAATVAEREEVKMISQKPSKGTIKSMPIIEWFFSRNFVNQDFYNQYALIEYIGTLDVSKVKATADSLIEHHDSLRINYNRQDSVLFYNNDYLNSVNIVEYVDLSKFTFQEQKKEINKYKASNSFNVEKGMLFNIIVFNLGCEKNALLFKAHHLLVDGVSWRIILEDFFNILIQLENGENVKLPLKTNSFREWSEALKEYAKNDFCEEKTYWQSILNKDITYPVDFNMDKDSVETTEVLKVKLDENSLDELIIKGKEIYNLELNDILIIALVISISRFASMEEVVIELERHGREDISNNIDVSRTVGWFTSMYPAFFKVENVELESNIKSLKEQLRNIPNKGFNFSILKYLNIELEEVEKKYIRFNYLGDFDNIIDKNNLNTSDIEFGLESDYKNSLTALIDVAAIKVNGELEISATYSNARYKKITMQSFIDGYIATLTFILDKCFNKSIKEFTPSDFDSIDISQEDLDALFD, encoded by the coding sequence ATGGAACAAAATGAGAGGGCTTATTATGGGTTAACTCATCCACAGAAAAGAATATGGTATATAGATAGAGTGAATTTAGATTCTCCACTGCATAATATTGGCGGTTGCATAAGCATACATGGAAAAATAGATGTCAGTAAAATGCAGAAGACTATAAATATAGTTATAAAAAATAATGAGGGGTTGAGATTAAGATTTATAGAAAAAGATGGAGAACCAGCTCAATATATTCATGAATTTTATGAGGAAAATATTGATTTTGTTGATTTTACAAATTATGAAGAATCTAAAGAAGAGTATGAAAAGTGGTCAGAAAAGCTATTTAAAAGCCGCTTCGACATAATGGACAAGCAACTATATTATTTTGCAATTTTCAAAATTAGTGAAGATGAATATGGAGTACTATTAAATATTCATCATATTATATCCGACGGATGGTCCATTAGTCTCATACAAAGACAAGTATGTGAAGTATATAGCAATTTAATAATTAATTTGCAATTTAATACGGATGAAATTTATTCATACATAGATTTTGTAAAAGAAGAAGATGAATACCTAAAATCAGAAAGATTTATAAAGAATAAAAATTTTTGGAATGAAAAGTTTAATAACATTCCTGAAGAATTTTTGTATAAGACTTCTAATAGTTTAGATGGAAAAAGGCTTAGTTTTGATATAGATTCAGATTTATCTAATAAAATAAAGTTATTTATTGATGATAAAAAATGCTCACTAAATACTTTTTTTATGTCAGTTTTACTTATTTATATAAATAAGATTTCATATAAGAGTGATTTGGTTATTGGGACACCAGTATTTAATAGAACAGGTAAGAAACAAAAGGGTATGGTTGGTATGTTCACCAGCACTGTGCCTTTTAGATTCAACATAAATAATAAAATTAATGTTGAAAATTTAATAAAATTAATTAACAAAGAACTTAAAGCTTGTTTAGTAAATCAAAAGTATCCTTATGATCTTTTAGTAAAGGATTTAGAGTTAAGCAAGAATGGGTATGATAGTTTATACAAAATGTGTGTAAATTATTATAACTCTAATTATTTGAATGATATTAAAGGCATGGAAGTTGAAACTTTAGAGTATTACTCAGGCAATCAAAGTTACTCATTACAGTTAACAGTTAAGGAATGGAAAGAGAATAATATTACACTGAATTTTGATTATAAAATACTTGAATACACAGAGATAGAAATTAAATCAATGTACAGGTCAATGCTTAATATTATTAATCAAGTATTAATAAGTGGAGAAACATTAATTAAAGATATAAAGCTATTGAGCAAAGAGGAAACTGATTATAAATTGTATTCATTAAATTCAAGAAGCAGTATTTATCCTAAGAAAACTGTACAAGAGCTCTTTGAGGAGCAAGCGCTAAAGACACCCAATAAGGTTGCGTTGGAGTTTAAAGAAATAACATTAACTTATAGAGAACTAAATGAAAGGTCAAATCAAATAGCAAATTATTTAAAGGAAAAGGGTATTGGCAAGAAATCTATTGTAGGAATTATGGAAACTCATTCAATAGAGCTGCTTATAAGTATTTTAGGTGTGCTAAAGGCTGGGGCTGCTTATCTTCCAATAGATCCGAGTTATCCTATTGAAAGAATAAACTATATGCTAGAAGACTCTGGAAGCAGCATGTTAATAACTAATTTTAAAGATGAAAGTGGAATTAAAATTAATGGAACTATAGCAGACATAGCATATATTAATTTAGATTTATACAGCAAAGAAAACTTAACAAAAGTTAATGATTTAAATGATTTAGCCTATATTATTTACACTTCTGGTTCAACTGGAAAGCCTAAAGGTGTTATGCTTGAACATCAAGGCCTTACAAATTATATATGGTGGGCTAATAAAACGTATTTAAAGAGTGATAATGAAGTTATGGCGCTTTATTCTTCTATTTCTTTTGACTTAACTGTAACCTCAATATTTACTCCATTGATATCCGGTAGCAAGATTGTTATCTATGAAAATGATGAAAAAGAGTTTGTATTATATAAAATATTAAGAGAAAATAAGGCAACAGTAGTTAAGCTCACTCCCGCTCATCTGACACTATTAAAAGATATGGATAATAGTAAATCAAATATAAAGAGATTTATTGTTGGAGGAGAGGATTTGAAGGTAAGTTTAGCAAAAGAGGTTAGCAGAAGCTTTGGAGAAAGTATTGAAATATGTAATGAATATGGGCCAACAGAAACAGTTGTGGGATGCATGATATATAAATTTGATGAAGAAAAAGATAAAGGTATATCTGTACCTATAGGATACCCAGCAGATAATGTACAAATATATATTTTAGATGAAGATTTGAATGTTGTTCCAACAGGTATTGCTGCAGAACTTTATGTTTCTGGTGATGGTGTTGCTAGGGGCTATCTGAATAGAGAAGAATTAACCTTGGAAAGATTTATAGAAAATCCGTTTATAAGAGGAAAAAAGATGTATAGAACTGGAGATACAGCAAAGTACTTAGAAAATGGAGCTGTTGAATATGTTGGCAGAATTGATAATCAAGTAAAGATAAGAGGACATCGTATTGAGCTTGGAGAGATTGAAAAATACCTATTGGAGTATGGTGCTATAAAAGATGCAGTAGTAATTATCAAAGAAGATTCTATTGGTAATAAAGTAATAAATGCATATGTGGTAAACAATATAGAAATTACGGATTTAGAAATTAAAAACTGGCTTTTGAGATTTTTACCTAAGTATATGATTCCAACTAATTTTATTTTTATGGATAAGTTTCCTTTGACTTTGAATGGGAAGGTGGACTATAAATTGTTGCCTGAGCCAGTGATGGTAAAGAAAGAATTTTTGAGGTTTAGAACTCGAGAAGAAGAAGAATTAATTAAAGCAATGGAAGAAATTCTGGGAGTAAAGAATATAAGTATGAATGATAACTACTATCAACTTGGAGGGGATTCTATTAAAGCAATACAGATTGCTTCTAAACTTAAAAATAAAGGGCTAGATATTAAGGTGAAACATATATTAGCATATGAATCCATAGAGGAAATTGCAGCAACTGTAGCAGAGAGAGAAGAAGTTAAAATGATTAGTCAAAAGCCTAGTAAAGGAACTATTAAAAGCATGCCGATAATAGAGTGGTTTTTTAGTAGGAATTTTGTAAATCAAGACTTTTATAATCAATATGCGTTAATAGAGTATATTGGAACATTAGATGTTAGTAAGGTAAAAGCCACAGCAGATAGTCTAATTGAACATCACGATTCACTAAGGATTAATTATAATAGACAGGATAGTGTGCTGTTTTATAATAATGATTATTTAAATAGTGTGAACATAGTTGAGTATGTAGATCTATCTAAGTTTACTTTCCAGGAGCAAAAGAAAGAAATTAATAAATACAAAGCTAGTAACAGTTTTAACGTTGAGAAAGGCATGCTGTTTAATATTATAGTTTTTAATTTGGGATGTGAAAAAAATGCTTTGCTTTTTAAAGCTCACCACCTATTAGTCGATGGAGTATCCTGGAGAATAATTCTAGAGGATTTCTTTAATATACTTATACAATTAGAAAATGGTGAAAATGTTAAGCTGCCTTTGAAAACGAATTCTTTTAGGGAATGGTCAGAAGCATTAAAGGAATATGCTAAAAATGATTTCTGTGAAGAAAAAACTTATTGGCAGTCAATTTTAAACAAGGATATTACTTATCCTGTGGATTTTAATATGGACAAGGATTCTGTTGAAACTACTGAGGTCTTAAAGGTTAAATTAGATGAGAATTCGTTAGATGAACTGATTATAAAGGGAAAAGAAATCTATAATCTAGAGCTAAATGATATTCTAATTATTGCTTTAGTTATTTCAATAAGTAGATTCGCATCTATGGAGGAGGTAGTAATTGAACTTGAAAGACATGGGAGAGAAGATATAAGCAATAATATTGATGTATCTAGAACAGTTGGTTGGTTTACAAGTATGTATCCAGCGTTTTTTAAGGTGGAAAATGTTGAACTGGAAAGCAATATTAAATCTCTTAAGGAGCAGCTAAGAAATATACCTAATAAGGGTTTTAATTTCAGTATACTTAAATATTTAAATATAGAGTTAGAAGAAGTAGAAAAAAAGTATATAAGATTCAATTATCTTGGAGATTTTGACAATATTATAGATAAAAATAATTTAAATACATCAGATATTGAATTTGGACTGGAGAGCGATTACAAAAATTCTTTAACAGCATTAATTGATGTGGCAGCTATAAAAGTAAATGGTGAATTAGAGATAAGCGCAACCTATAGCAATGCTAGATATAAAAAGATAACAATGCAAAGTTTTATTGATGGCTATATAGCCACATTAACATTTATATTGGATAAATGTTTTAATAAGAGCATTAAGGAGTTTACTCCTTCAGATTTTGATTCTATTGATATTTCCCAGGAAGATTTAGATGCTCTATTTGATTGA
- a CDS encoding DNA gyrase/topoisomerase IV subunit B gives MELDKKSMSYDVTDLTSLEKLEPVRVRPGMYIGSTGSKGLHHCIWEILDNAIDEITNGFGDKATIILNKDKSVTVIDNGRGIPTGIHPIKKKSGVEMVFTELHTGGKFDNKNYKTSGGLHGVGAAVVNALSEWLEVEVCQNGEVYKQRFEYAYDKHLKKLMPGTPVTPLKVVGKAKYTGSKISFMPDKSIFSTIDFKFDVIDERLQELAFQNKGITLELIDNRKDEPMTKVYHSERGLLDFIDYLNESKTVLHEPILFEGEREVNGISLSGEICMQFTDSTTEYIASYVNNIPTTDAGTHEAGFKTGMTRAFKEWAKKLNLIKDKDKEFEGDDLREGLTSIVRIKISNPIFEGQTKNKLGNNEAYTMMNDLVYTKLCEWIEDNKETAGQLINNAMEAAARRDKIKKINEAEKKKVGKGTAPLAGKIAVCTLKDPSFCEFIVVEGDSAGGSAKQARDRRFQSIMPSKGKIMNTEKQKLENVLGSEELKIFNAAIGTGILNNYNESELKYDKIIIMSDADVDGYHIRTLWMTYIYRYMRPLITNGHLYIALPPLYKVYKTDKKGEVVVYAYSDEEMEKCKKEVGKGALIQRYKGLGEMNPEQLWETTLNPTTRTLQQVTIEDASKAEKIVSLLMGDVVEPRKNYMYKYAEF, from the coding sequence ATGGAACTAGATAAAAAGAGTATGTCCTATGATGTTACAGATTTGACTTCTTTAGAGAAGCTGGAACCTGTGCGTGTGAGACCTGGTATGTATATAGGTTCTACAGGCTCTAAAGGACTTCATCATTGTATATGGGAAATACTAGATAACGCTATAGATGAAATAACTAATGGTTTTGGTGATAAGGCCACAATTATATTAAATAAGGATAAAAGTGTTACAGTTATTGATAATGGAAGAGGAATACCTACGGGAATTCATCCAATAAAGAAGAAGTCTGGCGTGGAAATGGTATTTACTGAACTTCACACTGGTGGCAAGTTTGATAACAAGAACTATAAAACTTCAGGAGGGCTCCACGGAGTTGGTGCTGCAGTTGTTAATGCGTTATCTGAATGGCTTGAGGTTGAAGTGTGCCAAAATGGAGAAGTATATAAACAGAGATTTGAATATGCTTATGACAAACATCTTAAGAAGTTAATGCCTGGTACACCTGTTACACCATTAAAAGTTGTGGGTAAAGCAAAATATACTGGCTCTAAGATTTCATTTATGCCAGATAAAAGCATTTTTAGTACTATAGATTTTAAGTTTGATGTTATAGATGAAAGGCTTCAAGAGCTTGCATTCCAAAATAAGGGAATTACTCTAGAGCTTATAGATAATAGAAAAGATGAACCAATGACTAAAGTATATCACTCTGAAAGAGGCCTTTTAGATTTTATCGATTATTTAAATGAGAGCAAAACTGTTCTTCATGAGCCTATTCTATTCGAAGGAGAAAGGGAAGTAAATGGGATATCACTTAGTGGAGAAATATGCATGCAGTTTACGGATTCAACCACGGAATATATTGCAAGCTATGTAAATAATATTCCTACTACTGATGCAGGTACACATGAGGCTGGATTTAAAACAGGAATGACAAGAGCTTTTAAAGAATGGGCAAAAAAGCTCAATTTAATTAAAGATAAAGATAAGGAATTTGAAGGAGATGACCTTAGAGAGGGATTAACTTCAATAGTGAGAATAAAAATCAGTAATCCCATATTTGAAGGCCAGACAAAGAATAAACTAGGGAATAACGAAGCTTATACTATGATGAATGATTTAGTATATACAAAGCTATGTGAGTGGATAGAGGATAATAAAGAAACAGCTGGTCAGCTTATAAATAATGCTATGGAAGCTGCAGCAAGAAGAGATAAAATAAAAAAGATTAATGAAGCTGAGAAGAAAAAGGTTGGTAAGGGTACTGCCCCACTAGCAGGAAAAATTGCAGTATGTACTTTAAAAGATCCTTCCTTTTGTGAATTTATTGTTGTTGAAGGGGATTCAGCTGGAGGAAGTGCTAAGCAGGCAAGAGACAGAAGATTCCAATCTATAATGCCTTCAAAGGGCAAAATAATGAATACAGAAAAGCAAAAGCTAGAAAATGTACTTGGAAGTGAAGAACTTAAAATTTTCAATGCCGCTATTGGTACTGGAATTTTAAATAATTATAATGAATCTGAATTAAAATATGACAAGATAATAATTATGAGTGATGCTGATGTTGATGGTTACCATATAAGGACATTATGGATGACTTATATTTACAGATATATGAGACCGCTTATTACGAATGGACATTTATATATAGCCCTTCCACCTCTATACAAGGTTTATAAAACGGACAAAAAGGGTGAAGTAGTAGTATATGCTTATAGTGATGAAGAAATGGAAAAGTGTAAAAAAGAAGTTGGAAAAGGAGCGCTTATCCAAAGATATAAGGGACTTGGTGAGATGAATCCTGAACAGCTTTGGGAAACTACTTTAAACCCAACTACACGAACTCTACAGCAGGTTACAATAGAAGATGCTTCAAAAGCAGAAAAAATTGTTTCACTGCTTATGGGTGATGTAGTAGAGCCGAGAAAAAACTATATGTATAAGTATGCTGAATTCTAG
- a CDS encoding DNA topoisomerase IV subunit A, with translation MAKKIEIPKDNNILKTPIEEAMPDNYLPYAVEVAKDRALPDVRDGLKPVHRRILYGAYMLKAFPDKPYFKSARIVGDILGKYHPHGDSSVYESMVILAQNFSTRMPLIDGHGNWGSQDGDSAAAMRYTEARLTKLSMEMLRDIDKGVVDMMDNYSSSELEPKVLPARYPNLLVNGTFGIAVGLATNIPPHNLREVIDATLAYIDNNEITTDELMNYVKGPDLPTGGVLIGKNALRSAYETGEGKVTLRAKANIEQLENGRLGIVVTEFPYRKSKAKLLQSISEMTDDKRHAKALEAITDIRDESDRTGTRAVIELRKSIDKEGAEKILKYLYKKTELQSNLSFNMVALADGKPETLGLKPILMHYVNHQKEVVRRRTERELDIAKRRFHIVEGFIKAIDIIDEIIAVIRGSKSKKDSENNLCEKFGFTEIQAEAIVELMLYRLTGLEIKTFEKEYKDLEKEIKRLSKILETEKELLKVIKTELLEISEKYNDHRRTLLVEDDDEAKIDLEELIVVEDIVITLSNEGFIKRVALKSYNRSSSNVEDIEYREGDYNKFLINSNTKDTVIIFTDKGNMYQTKGANIPEQRWKEKGTKIDELIKGLNLSEETIVDLFSINDFSSQLDFMFITSRGVIKKTCLDKFITSYSKLVALKLKDNERLIDIKMLPREREEKFIRLKTQEGLDFTVEEPAIEPIERNVMGIQLAPIAEKDPVITVEYCEEYEHRSFYVKLIDKGIIKTVSSVRKNDRSLFKTFTNSSETILIFTEEGQMYSIPSYMLQNIEDQGIAIEKILDGFEPQNKIINLYSISNFNQDVAVYFFSKFGLVKKTYLSELNCQGNTVLVYKLKNAGDKLISVAMGRTNDIGTLVVITKRGMGIRISSSSVNAMGRNASGVTAISLREDDTVIFGGYNPSYQNESAFDELAIGKETCEILQLITNKGNNLDVNIDDIKIQNRAGRGSNLMLVVMDEFLKEVTLKEK, from the coding sequence ATGGCAAAGAAAATAGAAATACCAAAGGACAATAATATTTTAAAAACACCAATTGAAGAAGCTATGCCGGATAATTATCTTCCTTATGCTGTTGAAGTAGCAAAGGATAGAGCTTTACCTGATGTTAGGGATGGATTAAAGCCAGTACATAGGAGGATTCTTTATGGAGCATATATGCTAAAGGCTTTTCCAGATAAGCCATATTTTAAGTCTGCTCGTATAGTTGGAGACATACTAGGTAAGTATCACCCTCATGGAGATAGTTCGGTTTATGAATCAATGGTAATACTGGCTCAGAATTTTTCAACAAGAATGCCTTTAATTGATGGTCATGGAAACTGGGGAAGTCAGGATGGTGACAGTGCGGCTGCAATGCGTTATACAGAAGCCAGACTTACAAAGCTATCCATGGAAATGCTTAGAGATATAGATAAAGGAGTAGTAGATATGATGGACAACTACTCCAGCTCGGAATTAGAACCTAAGGTGCTGCCTGCGAGATATCCAAATTTGCTTGTAAATGGAACCTTTGGAATAGCAGTAGGACTTGCAACTAATATTCCTCCACATAATTTAAGAGAAGTGATAGATGCTACATTAGCATATATTGATAACAATGAAATAACTACTGATGAACTGATGAATTATGTAAAGGGACCAGATTTGCCTACGGGTGGTGTTTTGATTGGAAAAAATGCGCTTAGATCCGCATATGAAACTGGGGAAGGAAAAGTAACATTAAGAGCAAAGGCTAACATTGAACAATTAGAAAATGGAAGACTTGGAATAGTTGTTACTGAATTTCCATATAGAAAATCAAAAGCTAAGCTTCTTCAATCAATTTCAGAAATGACTGATGATAAGAGACATGCTAAGGCGCTTGAAGCAATAACTGATATAAGAGATGAATCGGATAGAACTGGTACTAGAGCTGTTATTGAGTTAAGAAAGTCAATAGATAAAGAAGGCGCTGAAAAAATACTAAAATATTTGTATAAAAAGACAGAGCTTCAGAGCAATTTATCCTTTAATATGGTAGCTTTAGCAGATGGAAAGCCAGAAACACTAGGGCTTAAACCAATATTAATGCATTATGTAAATCATCAAAAGGAAGTTGTAAGAAGAAGGACTGAGAGAGAATTAGATATTGCTAAGAGGCGTTTTCATATAGTTGAGGGTTTTATAAAAGCTATTGATATTATTGATGAGATAATAGCAGTTATCAGAGGTTCAAAATCAAAAAAAGACTCCGAAAATAACTTATGTGAAAAATTTGGCTTCACTGAAATTCAAGCAGAGGCTATAGTTGAATTAATGCTCTATAGGCTTACAGGGTTGGAAATTAAAACTTTTGAGAAGGAATATAAGGACTTAGAAAAAGAAATTAAAAGGCTTAGCAAAATACTTGAAACTGAGAAAGAATTACTAAAAGTAATTAAAACTGAACTTTTAGAGATAAGTGAAAAATATAATGACCACAGAAGAACATTATTAGTTGAAGATGACGATGAGGCAAAGATTGACTTAGAGGAATTAATTGTGGTTGAAGATATTGTGATTACTCTTTCAAATGAAGGATTTATTAAAAGGGTAGCATTAAAATCCTATAACAGATCCAGCAGCAATGTTGAAGACATAGAATATAGGGAAGGGGATTATAATAAATTCTTAATAAACTCTAACACTAAGGATACGGTTATAATATTTACTGACAAAGGAAATATGTATCAAACTAAGGGAGCAAATATTCCTGAACAAAGATGGAAAGAAAAAGGAACAAAAATTGATGAGTTAATTAAAGGATTAAATCTCTCTGAAGAAACTATTGTAGATTTATTTTCAATTAATGATTTTTCATCCCAATTAGATTTTATGTTTATAACTAGTAGAGGTGTTATTAAAAAAACTTGTTTAGATAAGTTTATTACTAGTTATTCAAAACTTGTAGCATTAAAGCTAAAAGATAATGAAAGATTAATTGATATTAAGATGTTGCCAAGAGAAAGAGAAGAAAAGTTCATAAGACTTAAGACCCAGGAAGGTCTTGATTTTACGGTTGAGGAGCCTGCTATTGAGCCAATAGAGAGGAATGTAATGGGTATTCAGTTAGCTCCAATTGCAGAAAAAGACCCAGTAATAACTGTAGAATACTGTGAGGAATATGAACATAGAAGTTTTTATGTTAAATTAATTGACAAAGGTATAATCAAAACTGTAAGTTCTGTTAGAAAGAATGACAGAAGTCTATTTAAAACTTTCACAAATAGCAGTGAAACTATATTGATATTTACTGAAGAGGGTCAAATGTACTCAATTCCATCCTATATGCTTCAAAATATAGAAGACCAAGGTATTGCAATAGAAAAAATACTTGATGGCTTTGAACCTCAAAATAAAATAATTAATCTTTATTCTATAAGTAATTTTAATCAGGATGTAGCTGTTTACTTCTTTTCAAAATTTGGATTAGTTAAAAAGACCTATCTATCAGAGCTTAATTGTCAAGGTAACACTGTATTAGTTTATAAACTAAAAAATGCAGGTGATAAGTTAATATCAGTGGCTATGGGAAGAACTAATGATATAGGAACACTCGTAGTAATTACCAAAAGAGGTATGGGAATAAGAATAAGCAGCAGCAGTGTAAATGCTATGGGGAGAAATGCTTCAGGGGTTACTGCCATAAGCCTTAGAGAGGATGACACAGTAATATTTGGCGGATACAATCCTTCTTATCAAAATGAGAGTGCTTTTGACGAATTAGCTATTGGAAAAGAAACCTGTGAAATACTGCAGCTTATAACTAATAAAGGTAATAACTTGGATGTAAATATTGATGATATAAAAATACAAAACAGGGCAGGTAGAGGTTCAAATTTAATGCTGGTAGTAATGGATGAATTTTTGAAAGAAGTTACTTTGAAAGAGAAGTAA